In Hoplias malabaricus isolate fHopMal1 chromosome 6, fHopMal1.hap1, whole genome shotgun sequence, a single window of DNA contains:
- the LOC136699272 gene encoding hemoglobin subunit beta-like: MVEWTAAERSAILGLWGKINVDEIGPQAIARLLIVFPWTQRHFASFGNMSSAAAIQGNPKVAHHGKIVMGGLERAVKNLDNVKAAYASLSVMHSEKLHVDPDNFRLLAECITVCVAMKFGPSVFTADVQEAWQKFLCVVVSALGRQYH, from the exons ATGGTTGAGTGGACAGCTGCTGAGCGCAGCGCCATCCTTGGCCTGTGGGGAAAGATCAATGTCGATGAAATCGGACCTCAGGCCATTGCCAG GCTTTTGATCGTATTTCCATGGACTCAGAGGCACTTCGCTTCATTTGGGAATATGTCCAGCGCCGCCGCCATCCAGGGCAACCCCAAAGTGGCCCATCACGGGAAGATCGTCATGGGTGGACTGGAGAGAGCCGTGAAGAACTTGGACAACGTCAAGGCTGCCTACGCTAGTCTGAGTGTGATGCACTCTGAGAAACTGCACGTGGATCCCGACAACTTCAGG CTTCTTGCTGAGTGCATCACCGTGTGTGTGGCCATGAAGTTCGGACCCTCCGTCTTCACCGCTGATGTGCAGGAGGCTTGGCAGAAATTCTTGTGCGTGGTTGTGTCTGCTCTGGGCAGGCAGTACCACTAG